Part of the Solibacillus isronensis genome is shown below.
AAATTAAATTAACTATTCTGCCCAACAATTAAGGGTGAACTACACGCACTAGTAGGCTTTTAATTATTAAACATTTTCGTACTCTACTTCAGGAATTTCAAATCGGAAAAATTCATGATGCAATTCATCACGGAAATGTTTAGGTGTTACACCTGTGTATTTCTTGAAAATTCTCGTGAAATAACTCTGATTACAGAAATGGAATTGATCTGAAATTGACGTAATACTTTTATTCGTATGGCGTAAATAATATTGGGATTCCTCTACACGGCGAACATTTAAGTATTCAACTAAAGTGATCCCTACATGCTCACGGAAAATACGCGATAAATGACTCGTACTAATATGGAAGTTCGCTGCAATACTTTCAACTGTTAAATCATTTTCCAGCTCATCATTTATGTACATAATTACTTTGTTTACTGTTTGGTGACGGAACGTAGGCTGCTTTCGATCCGCAATAAAGTACACATAAAAATCGATTAAGTCATCCGCAAATTGCAGAAACTCGGCATCCTTCATCTTGTTTTCAATCATATCTGCACATGCTAAATTGAAGGCAAATGCTTTTTTAGAAGGGACTTGATTATCTAAAAGCTTACGCGCAACAATTGAGGATAACGTAACAAAATACGAGCGCACTACTTTAATGACCTGTTTTCCGAAGCGTGCGGATAATATGTCTATTATTTCGTGTAATGTCTTCTTTGCTTTTGCTACTTCTAAATGATAAACTTCAAAAATCAATCGAGATTCCAGAACAAAAAAATCTTCGATACCAGCATATTGATTGATATTGTCAATCTCTTGAAAATACCGTTTTGAAATTGTTTCCGAGATTGAATATTGATGTAGTTGCATAAGTTACCCCATCTTTCTTCAGAATGACCTTCTATTACTTATTAGAAAAACAAGCCTAATACAAATGTACAAGAAATTGTCATAATTCTGCAGATTGTTTATATTCCTTACATCTGCCAGTCTGTATTTCATAATAAGTAATATCATTATATTAATCATAAGAAATTTCCATAGTAGAATTTCTTTTATTAAGCAAAGTAATTATTTATTCATTTTTATATTTATACTATTATAGTATGCATTGTTTTCCGCATAATAGTACATTTTATTAGTAACTATAGTGAATATTACCATATTACAAGATTTGCTTTCAACCTAATTTTAACAATTACCCTAGGACAAAATTATTAGGTTACTTCCAATTATAGAAATAAAGGAATTTAAAAAATGCATATTTCACCTAATCATACTCTTTTAGCATAGTAATTTTCACGCTATTTTTTCATTATATTTTCCATAAAAAAATTCACTTTTTACATCCACAAAAAATATTTTTCATTTTAAAAAATCTTCCCAACCCAATTTCTTTAAATATGTAGTAAAATAGTTCATAATTGTATAAAATGCTTATAAAGAGGTGTTATAAAGTGGATCCAAGACAAATAGAAGAAATTATGGAAGTCATTAAAGAATTTTTCCCTGAGAATACATCAATTGCTATTTCAGATACAAATGAGTATTTATATTATCAGCCAAGCAAAAAAGTAGACTTAAAAATCAAACCAGGTGACCCGATTAAAGAAGGTTCAGCTGCATACAAAGCATTAACGTATGGTCAAAAAATCAATTCATACATTGAATCTGACGTATTCGGTGTTCCTTATTACGGAATGAGTATTCCTCTCATTGAAGAAGGTGAAACAAAAGGTGCTATTACAGCAATCTTCCCTCAAAAACCTTCTCCATTTTTAACTAATTATATTACAGTAAAAATTGATGACTGCTGGTACCCAATTAAACACAATCAAGTAATTTATCTTGAGACACAATTGCGTAAAACATTTGTAAAAACGATGCACCGTGAAGGATATCACCGCCTGAACTTAAGTGACTTAGAGTTATTTTTAGCTCCTGATTCGTTCATCCGTTGCCACCGTTCTTATATTGTTAATATCGATTATATTGATGAAATTCAGCCAGATTCACACTCGACTTTCCTTTTAATTATGAAAGACGGCACACGTATTCCTGTAAGCCAACGTTATGCTAGCTACTTCCGCCGTTCTTTAGGATTCTAAAATTAATTTAAAGCGACTCGTAAATACGAGTCGCTTTTTTACTTTCCACCCTCGATATTGGTCTTTTGACCTATTTCCCCGACCTTTATTGTGCATATTTGCTAAACAAGTAATAAGTGAGTTTCAAAACCAATCTGTTTTTATCTCTTTTTTACGTTAAATTTCTCTAATAATCACCTTTTAAGCGCTTTTATGTTGGGCGTGAAGTAAATGTGACAATTTGATGATAATATTAGCATAAATGCCGGTTTACTACCTGGTGAAAAACACAGAAAATTACAAAATTTTCTGTTTATCAAACGATTAAATAACTTATTAGGGGAGGATTTATTAATGGATCCACGAGTTGAGAAACGTTTAGGTTTAAAACAATTAGTAGATAAAGTTGTATCTGCTGAAGAAGCTGCTGCTTTAATCCAAGATGGCACAGTGGTAGGGATGTCAGGATTTACTCGCGCAGGTGATGCTAAAGTTGTACCAATGGCATTAGTAGAGCGCGCTAAAAACGAAAAATTTAAAATTGATGTATATACAGGGGCTTCATTAGGTCCTGAAGTTGATAACTACTTAGCTGCTGCTGGTGTTATTAACAAACGTGGTCCTTTCCAAGGGGATGCGGTAATGCGCGGTTTAGTAAACAAAGGCGAAATTTCTTATGTAGACGCTCACCTTTCTCACAATGCTGAGTTAGTACGTCAAGGAATTATCGGTCCTATTAAACACTTAATTTTAGAAGCAGTTGCAATTACAGAAGACGGTTTAATTATTCCTTCAAACTCTGTAGGTAACTCACCAATCTTCGCTGAATATGCAGAGAACATTATTATCGAATTAAATATCTCTCATCCGGAAGCATTAATCGGTATTCACGATATCTATGTTCCAGGTGAACAAGGTAAGCGTGACGCGATTCCAATGACAAATGCTGAGCAACGTATCGGTGAAATCGGTATTAAAGTAGATCCAGCTAAAATTAAAGCAATCGTTATTTCTGAAGAGCCAGACGCTCCTTCATTAATCGTTCCTCCAGATGAGGAAACGCAAACAATGGCAAACATTTTATTAGACTTCTTCCGTTCTGAAATCAAAGCGGGCCGTTTAACAAATGAATTAATGCCATTACAATCAGGTGTAGGTTCTGTAGCAAACGCAGTATTAGACGGCTTCGCTGATGCAGAATTCGAAAACTTGGTAGTTGCTTCTGAAGTATTACAAGATGCAGTATTCAACTTAATTGATGCTGGTAAAGTACGCTTTGCTGCTGCAACTTCTATTACACTTACAGAAGAATTACAGAAAAAAGTATACGGCAACTTAGAAAAGTATGCTGATAAAATTTGCTTACGTCCACAAGAAATCTCTAACCACCCAGAGCTTATCCGTCGTTTGGGCTTAATCTCAATCAACACTGCTCTTGAATTAGATATTTATGGTAACGTAAACTCTACACACGTTTCAGGTACTAAAATGATGAACGGTATCGGCGGTTCTGGTGACTTCGCACGTAACGCTCGTCTTGGTATCTTCGTAACGAAATCATACGCAAAAGGCGGAGCGATTTCTTCAATCGTACCAATGGTTTCTCACGTAGACCACACTGAGCATGATGTAGACGTAATCGTAACTGAACAAGGTATCGCTGATTTACGCGGACTTGCTCCAAAAGAGCGCGTAAAATTAATCATCGAAAACTGTGCTCACCCAGATTTCAAAGAGCAGTTATGGGATTACTATAACCGCGCTTACGAAGCAACTGGCGGCGCGCACACTCCTCATATTTTAGAGGAAGCTCTATCTTGGCACGTAAACCTTGCTAAAAACAAAACAATGAAAAAAGAAACAGCTAACGCTTAATCTTTTATACATGTTAAAGGGTTTGTCTGAACGTTAAAAACGTTACAGACAAACCCTTTTTTTCATTTTAGTTAACAGCATCACTAAGTGCTCCGACATCATATTCATAAAAAAAGGAGGCTACTTTCCCGCCTACCTTGTTTTTATTAAATTCATCGGTTTGCTTACGCTCGTTTGTCCTGTTCATAATTGTAATAATCAGTTGTTGTTTGAGCGCCTTCTTCGACCATTTGGTTACCTTCTAACGTATGATCGGCAACCTCTCCAGCTGTCACTGCAACTTCCTCCAGTGATTCTTTTTTGTAATCATCTTTTCCGACAGAAGCCGATTTCGCCATATTTGTATCTAAATCTCCTGTCGATGATGGATGCGCATCTTCATTACTATAACCAGCAGAACCATCAGGTTTACCTTGAACTTTCTGCATCAAGCCCTGAACTCCACCGCTTTCATTTACTTTACCTTTTGCTTTATTCAAATAGTCCATTGCTTTATCACGGTTTTCCTTTTTACTTAAAAATGAAGCAGCACCTGCTAATAAACCTGCAACTACAACGCCTTTACCTTTTAATTTAGCCATAATAATATTACCTCCTAATTAGGGATTTAATTTCACTTTTCATATAAATTAATATACCCTGCGAAATTCTTTTAAAACATTCGTAGTTATAGGATTAAAAACTACCTGAATTGGATAAATATATATAAATAAAAAATAAAGGAGTGTCCAATATGTTCCAAAACAAAGAAATTACATATAAAGGTACGGAAATTCTTACGCTTCTCGGTGTTTCTGGACTTATTACTGCTCTGATTTCATTATTTGTAGGTTTTTAAAATACATGATAATACATATCGAAAAATGTTTTTAATTCCATAATAAAACACGATTTTCTAAAAATGAAAATCGTGTTTTTCTGTATATTGCTATACTTTTACATCGTCATACGCGTCGCTTTTTTGGAATGAAGAAACGACATATGAACAAATGGCATTCATTTTGTAATTGTTTTCTCGCGCGTAATCCGCAGCGGCATCTAAAAGCTTTTTGGCTACCCCTTGACCGCGCAGCACATCAGATACATACGTATGATCCATATTCATGACACCCTCACGTAAAACCCAAGTAATCTCAGCAACACGCTGACCGTTCAATTCATATTCCAGAGCACCATAGTTGTTCCCTTTGTCTTTATAAATAAATTCCATATTTCTCCCTCCTTCTGTACTTCACAATATACCATAATTTGAATTTTCAATAAAAATAAAAGCACCCGATTTATGAGTGCTTTCATTTAATGACTATTTTATTTGAACCAAGATGAAATTGTATCGATTAAATTATTGAAAAAGTTTTTAACGCTTTGCCAAAATCCTTCATCCTCTAATATTGCACCGAACTTTTCATCGAACTTTGCCGTTAAATCCGAAAGCTGTGATGATAATTTACTGAAGTCGATATTCAGATTACTGATTCGGTCCATTAAATCAACTAAAATCTGACGGTCTGCTTCACTTAAATTGATTTGCAGTTTGTTCAGCTGTTCTTCAACAA
Proteins encoded:
- a CDS encoding helix-turn-helix transcriptional regulator, with amino-acid sequence MQLHQYSISETISKRYFQEIDNINQYAGIEDFFVLESRLIFEVYHLEVAKAKKTLHEIIDILSARFGKQVIKVVRSYFVTLSSIVARKLLDNQVPSKKAFAFNLACADMIENKMKDAEFLQFADDLIDFYVYFIADRKQPTFRHQTVNKVIMYINDELENDLTVESIAANFHISTSHLSRIFREHVGITLVEYLNVRRVEESQYYLRHTNKSITSISDQFHFCNQSYFTRIFKKYTGVTPKHFRDELHHEFFRFEIPEVEYENV
- a CDS encoding 3-oxoacyl-ACP reductase, producing MAKLKGKGVVVAGLLAGAASFLSKKENRDKAMDYLNKAKGKVNESGGVQGLMQKVQGKPDGSAGYSNEDAHPSSTGDLDTNMAKSASVGKDDYKKESLEEVAVTAGEVADHTLEGNQMVEEGAQTTTDYYNYEQDKRA
- a CDS encoding LytTR family DNA-binding domain-containing protein is translated as MDPRQIEEIMEVIKEFFPENTSIAISDTNEYLYYQPSKKVDLKIKPGDPIKEGSAAYKALTYGQKINSYIESDVFGVPYYGMSIPLIEEGETKGAITAIFPQKPSPFLTNYITVKIDDCWYPIKHNQVIYLETQLRKTFVKTMHREGYHRLNLSDLELFLAPDSFIRCHRSYIVNIDYIDEIQPDSHSTFLLIMKDGTRIPVSQRYASYFRRSLGF
- a CDS encoding succinate CoA transferase, whose product is MDPRVEKRLGLKQLVDKVVSAEEAAALIQDGTVVGMSGFTRAGDAKVVPMALVERAKNEKFKIDVYTGASLGPEVDNYLAAAGVINKRGPFQGDAVMRGLVNKGEISYVDAHLSHNAELVRQGIIGPIKHLILEAVAITEDGLIIPSNSVGNSPIFAEYAENIIIELNISHPEALIGIHDIYVPGEQGKRDAIPMTNAEQRIGEIGIKVDPAKIKAIVISEEPDAPSLIVPPDEETQTMANILLDFFRSEIKAGRLTNELMPLQSGVGSVANAVLDGFADAEFENLVVASEVLQDAVFNLIDAGKVRFAAATSITLTEELQKKVYGNLEKYADKICLRPQEISNHPELIRRLGLISINTALELDIYGNVNSTHVSGTKMMNGIGGSGDFARNARLGIFVTKSYAKGGAISSIVPMVSHVDHTEHDVDVIVTEQGIADLRGLAPKERVKLIIENCAHPDFKEQLWDYYNRAYEATGGAHTPHILEEALSWHVNLAKNKTMKKETANA
- a CDS encoding GNAT family N-acetyltransferase encodes the protein MEFIYKDKGNNYGALEYELNGQRVAEITWVLREGVMNMDHTYVSDVLRGQGVAKKLLDAAADYARENNYKMNAICSYVVSSFQKSDAYDDVKV